In Eretmochelys imbricata isolate rEreImb1 chromosome 4, rEreImb1.hap1, whole genome shotgun sequence, a single window of DNA contains:
- the FBXW7 gene encoding F-box/WD repeat-containing protein 7 isoform X3 — MKRKLDHGSEVRSFSLGKKPCKVSEYTSTTGLVPCSATPTTFGDLRAANGQGQQRRRISSVQPPTGLQEWLKMFQSWSGPEKLLALDELIDSCEPTQVKHMMQVIEPQFQRDFISLLPKELALYVLSFLEPKDLLQAAQTCRYWRILAEDNLLWREKCKEEGIDEPLHIKRRKVLKPGFIHSPWKSAYIRQHRIDTNWRRGELKSPKVLKGHDDHVITCLQFCGNRIVSGSDDNTLKVWSAVTGKCLRTLVGHTGGVWSSQMRDNIIISGSTDRTLKVWNAETGECIHTLYGHTSTVRCMHLHEKRVVSGSRDATLRVWDIETGQCLHVLMGHVAAVRCVQYDGRRVVSGAYDFMVKVWDPETETCLHTLQGHTNRVYSLQFDGIHVVSGSLDTSIRVWDVETGNCIHTLTGHQSLTSGMELKDNILVSGNADSTVKIWDIKTGQCLQTLQGPNKHQSAVTCLQFNKNFVITSSDDGTVKLWDLKTGEFIRNLVTLESGGSGGVVWRIRASNTKLVCAVGSRNGTEETKLLVLDFDVDMK; from the exons CACTACTGGGCTTGTGCCATGTTCTGCAACACCTACTACTTTTGGGGACCTGAGAGCAGCCAATGGCCAAGGACAACAGCGGCGCCGGATTTCATCTGTCCAGCCACCTACAGGACTTCAGGAATGGCTGAAAATGTTTCAG AGCTGGAGTGGACCAGAGAAGTTACTTGCTTTAGATGAACTCATTGATAGTTGTGAACCAACACAAGTGAAACATATGATGCAAGTGATAGAGCCCCAGTTTCAACGAGACTTTATTTCCTTGCTCCCAAAAGAG TTGGCACTATATGTGCTTTCATTCCTGGAACCCAAGGACCTTCTGCAGGCAGCACAGACATGCCGTTACTGGAGAATTCTGGCTGAGGATAACCTCTTGTGGAGAGAGAAATGCAAAGAGGAGG ggATTGACGAACCATTGCATATCAAGAGAAGGAAAGTATTAAAACCAGGCTTCATACATAGCCCATGGAAAAGTGCTTATATCAGACAGCACAGAATTGATACTAACTGGCGGCGAGGAGAACTTAAATCTCCTAAG GTGCTCAAAGGTCATGATGATCATGTAATCACATGTCTACAATTCTGTGGTAACCGAATAGTCAGTGGTTCTGATGACAACACATTAAAAGTTTGGTCAGCAGTTACAGGCAAG tgtttaaGAACACTAGTTGGACACACAGGTGGAGTCTGGTCATCACAAATGAGGGACAATATCATTATTAGTGGATCTACAGACCGAACACTTAAAGTATGGAACGCAGAGACTGGAGAATGTATTCATACTTTATATGGACACACTTCTACTGTGCGTTGTATGCATCTCCATGAAAAAAG AGTCGTCAGTGGGTCTCGAGATGCCACGCTGAGAGTTTGGGACATAGAGACAGGCCAATGTTTACATGTTCTGATGGGACATGTAGCTGCAGTCCGGTGTGTTCAGTATGATGGCAGGAGGGTTGTTAGTGGAGCATATGATTTTATGGTCAAAGTGTGGGATCCAGAGACTGAAACCTGTCTACACACACTGCAAGGGCATACTAACAGAGTCTATTCATTACAG TTTGATGGCATTCATGTAGTGAGTGGATCTCTCGACACTTCAATCCGAGTTTGGGATGTGGAGACAGGAAACTGCATTCACACATTAACTGGCCACCAGTCATTAACAAGTGGAATGGAACTGAAAGACAATATTCTTGTGTCTGGGAATGCAGATTCAACAGTCAAAATCTGGGATATCAAAACAGGACAATGTTTACAGACATTGCAAG GTCCCAACAAGCATCAGAGTGCTGTGACCTGTTTACAGTTTAACAAGAACTTTGTAATTACCAGCTCAGATGATGGGACTGTAAAACTTTGGGACTTGAAAACGGGTGAATTTATCCGAAATCTAGTCACATTGGAGAGTGGGGGAAGTGGAGGCGTCGTGTGGCGGATCAGAGCCTCCAACACAAAGCTAGTGTGTGCAGTTGGAAGCCGAAATGGAACTGAGGAAACAAAGCTGCTGGTGTTGGACTTCGATGTGGATATGAAGTGA